From Pelmatolapia mariae isolate MD_Pm_ZW linkage group LG1, Pm_UMD_F_2, whole genome shotgun sequence, one genomic window encodes:
- the LOC134630433 gene encoding uncharacterized protein LOC134630433: MDSNRRVCNRISVIFLLLGHIVTVPFGNNQTTDFSLDCTNDFDELMLCQLELQNCTEYSLTLQSVDGQKNCTLQQCGTGQCCCSFSLILVLGETHTASIWKDGNVTESKVFSVTESIKPKTPAIKSVNESDGNFEVMWTSEMEGFINNEMTAVVTYYKKGDTEKTSGRFKPATVNGLNYYVIKGQDLDPSSAYVVSVKSFLSLSGKFSDSSEEWEFKTAGSPHYLLVVIIICLSIAAVILSAVMYGSYVKCKINWWDVITKPPNPSFLNIYPSKEQVLKPEPSITSTICVEPLIPDDSKLGSKMSLTDTSSGSLQQTSGISTGSSDLSYANAEPPETMNEEPPITKAVHDVLSKLFLNISPISPVTTSPLTQFMNMQKSDLCSAPYSPCSVQANDTSSGSSIFENKTYSLLIPVSEHQAMTGDLEAQEKAEMLCVPDYHPSKSDMEMCPHQLLPSCQVPAQQDSGSFLRQPDMPYQSYKADSGTFSYEEDTSLSSVSSGTNASDSCEFSSRAEAEFESSDEVISGKPKIGEEVTICDENPCYGCVPKGSNSFLAVDDDYQALPSLEKQPDILLVEQGNGEYEKLLCKEELFKKTPQSILSEVFPSFIHNVQGGQLQIPFPHLMSVDHSVPIITDAGYQAV; encoded by the exons ATGGATTCAAATAG acgAGTCTGCAACAGGATCTCTGTTATCTTCCTTCTTTTAGGGCACATCGTGACTGTTCCCTTTG GAAACAATCAGACAACTGACTTCAGTCTTGACTGTACCAACGACTTTGATGAGCTGATGTTGTGTCAGCTGGAGCTACAAAACTGCACTGAGTACAGTTTGACTCTCCAGAGTGTAGACGG TCAGAAGAATTGCACTTTACAACAGTGTGGCACTGGACAATGTTGTTGCTCCTTTTCACTGATACTCGTGCTTGGAGAAACTCACACAGCATCTATCTGGAAAGATGGCAACGTCACGGAGTCAAAAGTTTTCAGTGTCACAGAGAGCA TAAAACCAAAAACTCCAGCAATCAAATCAGTCAATGAATCTGACGGGAATTTTGAAGTCATGTGGACGTCAGAAATGGAGGGATttataaacaatgaaatgacTGCTGTGGTGACTTACTATAAAAAAGGAGACACAGAAAAG ACATCTGGACGTTTCAAACCAGCcacagtcaatggactaaattACTATGTAATAAAAGGTCAAGACCTGGATCCCAGTTCAGCATATGTGGTCAGCGTGAAAAGCTTCTTAAGTCTGAGTGGCAAGTTCAGTGACAGTAGCGAAGAGTGGGAATTTAAAACTG CTGGCTCCCCACACTACCTGCTCGTGGTTATCATCATCTGCCTCAGTATTGCTGCCGTCATCTTAAGCGCTGTTATGTATGGCTCTTATGTCAA GTGTAAAATAAACTGGTGGGATGTAATTACCAAACCTCCAAATCCAAGCTTTCTTAATATCTATCCAAGCAAGGAACAG GTCTTAAAACCTGAGCCATCCATCACCTCCACTATCTGCGTTGAGCCCCTTATACCAGATGACAGTAAACTGGG GTCAAAGATGTCACTGACAGACACAAGCAGTGGAAGCCTTCAGCAAACCAGTGGGATCAGCACGGGCTCCTCCGATCTCAGTTATGCGAATGCCGAACCCCCTGAGACTATGAACGAAGAGCCTCCTATCACTAAAGCTGTTCATGATGTGCTTTCTAAACTTTTCCTGAATATTAGCCCCATATCACCAGTGACCACCAGTCCCCTTACACAATTCATGAATATGCAAAAAAGCGATTTATGCTCAGCTCCCTACAGTCCGTGTAGTGTCCAAGCTAATGACACCAGTTCAGGATCATCtatatttgaaaataaaacctATTCCCTCCTAATTCCCGTCTCTGAACATCAGGCCATGACGGGCGACTTGGAGGCACAGGAGAAGGCTGAAATGCTTTGTGTCCCTGATTACCATCCCAGTAAGAGCGACATGGAAATGTGTCCTCATCAGCTGCTACCATCTTGTCAAGTTCCTGCTCAGCAAGATTCTGGTTCATTTCTAAGGCAACCAGACATGCCATATCAATCCTACAAAGCAGATTCTGGGACATTTTCGTATGAAGAAGACACCAGCTTGTCCTCTGTCTCTAGTGGGACTAACGCATCTGATTCTTGTGAATTTTCATCCAGAGCTGAGGCAGAGTTTGAGAGCTCTGATGAGGTCATCAGTGGTAAACCAAAGATAGGTGAAGAGGTCACAATTTGTGATGAAAATCCCTGTTATGGCTGTGTGCCTAAAGGGTCAAACAGCTTTCTTGCAGTGGATGATGACTACCAGGCACTTCCAAGTCTGGAGAAGCAGCCTGATATTTTGCTTGTAGAGCAAGGAAATGGTGAGTACGAAAAACTTTTGTGTAAGGAGGAATTATTCAAAAAGACTCCTCAAAGCATCTTAAGTGAAGTCTTTCCAAGTTTCATCCACAATGTCCAGGGCGGGCAGCTCCAAATACCTTTTCCCCACTTAATGTCTGTTGACCACTCTGTGCCAATAATTACAGATGCTGGCTATCAAGCTGTGTAG